One window from the genome of Spiractinospora alimapuensis encodes:
- a CDS encoding thioester domain-containing protein, producing MTTSSATRSRWGRRAFSALTASALMFGLSASPAFADPVTGEYEGNGEVGHAITMGGGSITAQIFDLKLDTGETLRTYCIDYDTPIRRTSYIEDDWANYPGRGDFEAEAGKVHWILQNSYPQVGVEELENRTDAEELTDKDALSGTQAAIWHYSNGKDLDPKEDQPNVTAVYDYLVENAQDLPQSDGEEPTLAIDPDEASGTAGEIVGAFEVSTNRSGVPLDLEGPEGLELVDLDGEPIATVDDGDTFGVLVPEDAEPGEATISGSVSESTEVGRLFKGETEETQTLITAEGDAHVAEAAATISWDGAPDDTETPPPDDDEETPPPPEDDETAPPEDDKETPPEEDEGGKPEDDNEGGLPVTGSTLTGLIIAAVVALGGGGLALYLARKRRGGLPVQG from the coding sequence ATGACTACTTCTTCTGCCACGCGTTCCCGTTGGGGACGCCGCGCGTTCAGCGCGCTGACGGCATCCGCGCTCATGTTCGGGCTGAGTGCTTCCCCCGCGTTCGCCGATCCAGTCACCGGTGAGTACGAAGGCAACGGCGAAGTCGGCCACGCCATCACCATGGGCGGCGGCTCCATCACCGCCCAGATCTTCGACCTCAAGCTCGACACGGGCGAGACCCTTCGCACCTACTGCATCGACTACGACACTCCCATCCGTCGTACGTCCTACATCGAGGACGACTGGGCGAACTACCCCGGTCGCGGCGACTTCGAGGCCGAGGCCGGCAAGGTCCACTGGATCCTGCAGAACTCCTACCCGCAGGTGGGTGTGGAGGAGCTGGAGAACCGCACCGACGCCGAGGAGCTGACGGACAAGGACGCCCTCTCCGGTACCCAGGCCGCCATCTGGCACTACAGCAACGGCAAGGACCTGGACCCGAAGGAGGACCAGCCGAACGTCACCGCGGTCTACGACTACCTGGTCGAGAACGCGCAGGACCTGCCCCAGTCCGACGGTGAGGAGCCTACGCTCGCCATCGACCCGGACGAGGCGTCGGGTACGGCCGGTGAGATCGTCGGCGCGTTCGAGGTGAGCACCAACCGCTCCGGTGTTCCGCTGGACCTCGAGGGCCCCGAGGGCCTGGAGCTGGTGGACCTGGACGGCGAGCCGATCGCCACCGTCGACGACGGTGACACCTTCGGCGTGCTCGTTCCGGAGGACGCCGAGCCGGGCGAGGCGACGATCTCGGGTTCGGTCTCGGAAAGCACAGAGGTCGGCCGGCTCTTCAAGGGCGAGACCGAGGAGACCCAGACGCTGATCACGGCCGAGGGCGACGCCCACGTGGCCGAGGCCGCGGCGACCATCTCCTGGGACGGCGCTCCCGACGACACCGAAACCCCGCCGCCGGACGACGACGAGGAGACCCCTCCGCCGCCGGAGGACGACGAAACCGCTCCCCCGGAGGACGACAAGGAGACCCCGCCCGAGGAGGACGAGGGCGGCAAGCCGGAGGACGACAACGAGGGCGGTCTTCCGGTCACCGGTTCCACACTGACCGGCCTGATCATCGCCGCGGTCGTCGCCCTGGGCGGTGGCGGTCTGGCGCTGTACCTGGCGCGCAAGCGCCGTGGCGGTCTGCCTGTCCAGGGCTAG
- the gatB gene encoding Asp-tRNA(Asn)/Glu-tRNA(Gln) amidotransferase subunit GatB, with amino-acid sequence MGVVAADGVLDYETALADYEPVMGLETHVELNTATKMFCGCPTGFGAEPNSQVCPVCLALPGALPVVNAEAIASTIKIGLALNCSIASWCRFARKNYFYPDMPKNYQISQYDEPLCSDGYLDVEVETPDGETTVVRVGIERVHMEEDTGKTTHIGETGRIHGADYSTVDYNRAGVPLIEIVTKPIENTDALAPAVARAYVRELREVVRSLGVSDARMEEGSMRCDVNLSLMPRGATEWGTRSETKNVNSMRSVERAVRYEIQRHGAVLSAGASVVQETRHFQEGSGSTVSGRSKEEAQDYRYFPDPDLVPVAPPADWVAQLGAALPELPAARRRRIQRDWDLSDEELRDLMNAGAIEVVAATVEAGAPSDEARKWWLNELSRRATETNVALDALPITAAQVARIVALVAEGTLTNKLARQVVDGVLAGEGDPDTVVETRGLRVMNDDSALGDAVDAAIAANPDAADKVRGGKVAAAGALVGAVMKATKGQADANRARELILERLSG; translated from the coding sequence ATGGGTGTTGTGGCGGCCGACGGTGTCCTGGACTACGAGACGGCCCTGGCGGACTACGAGCCCGTCATGGGGCTGGAGACGCACGTCGAGCTGAACACCGCGACGAAGATGTTCTGCGGGTGTCCCACCGGTTTCGGCGCGGAACCCAACTCGCAGGTGTGCCCCGTGTGTCTGGCGCTCCCCGGCGCCCTGCCCGTGGTCAACGCCGAGGCGATCGCGAGCACCATCAAGATCGGCCTCGCGCTCAACTGCTCGATCGCGTCCTGGTGCCGCTTCGCGCGGAAGAACTACTTCTACCCCGACATGCCGAAGAACTACCAGATCTCCCAGTACGACGAGCCGCTGTGCTCGGACGGCTACCTGGACGTCGAGGTGGAGACCCCCGACGGGGAGACCACGGTCGTCCGGGTGGGGATCGAACGTGTCCACATGGAAGAGGACACCGGCAAGACCACCCACATCGGTGAGACCGGCCGCATCCACGGCGCCGACTACTCCACCGTCGACTACAACCGCGCCGGCGTTCCCCTGATCGAGATCGTCACCAAGCCGATCGAGAACACCGACGCCCTGGCCCCCGCCGTCGCGCGCGCCTACGTACGAGAGCTGCGCGAGGTCGTGCGTTCACTCGGGGTCTCCGACGCCCGGATGGAGGAGGGGTCGATGCGCTGCGACGTCAACCTCTCCCTGATGCCGCGCGGCGCCACGGAGTGGGGTACCCGCAGCGAGACCAAGAACGTGAACTCCATGCGTTCGGTCGAGCGGGCGGTGCGCTACGAGATCCAGCGCCACGGCGCCGTGCTGTCGGCTGGTGCCAGCGTGGTGCAGGAAACCCGTCACTTCCAGGAGGGCTCCGGAAGCACGGTGTCGGGTCGCAGCAAGGAAGAGGCCCAGGACTACCGCTACTTCCCGGACCCCGACCTGGTGCCGGTCGCCCCGCCCGCGGACTGGGTCGCGCAGCTCGGCGCCGCCCTTCCCGAGCTCCCCGCGGCCCGCCGTCGCCGTATCCAACGCGACTGGGACCTCTCCGACGAGGAACTGCGCGACCTGATGAACGCCGGCGCCATCGAGGTGGTGGCCGCGACGGTCGAGGCGGGCGCACCTTCGGACGAGGCCCGCAAATGGTGGCTCAACGAGCTCTCCCGCCGCGCGACCGAGACCAACGTCGCCCTGGACGCCCTGCCGATCACGGCGGCCCAGGTCGCCCGGATCGTGGCGCTGGTCGCCGAGGGCACACTGACCAACAAGCTCGCCCGCCAGGTCGTCGACGGAGTCCTCGCCGGTGAGGGCGACCCCGACACGGTCGTTGAGACCCGCGGCCTGCGCGTCATGAACGACGACTCCGCCCTGGGCGACGCGGTCGACGCCGCCATCGCCGCCAACCCCGACGCCGCCGACAAGGTCCGCGGCGGGAAGGTCGCCGCCGCCGGAGCTCTCGTTGGCGCGGTGATGAAGGCGACCAAGGGGCAAGCCGACGCGAACCGTGCCCGCGAACTGATCCTGGAGCGGCTCAGCGGCTGA
- a CDS encoding putative bifunctional diguanylate cyclase/phosphodiesterase translates to MARKGTVLWSGPRLVYAGATLLGGALLVGGAVASSSAFTEWIGSWLAVGLSALAAIILHVSAFRARVPGPPDPAEDEARAYSSALHRFGWAAVAWCMSLGLRAVTTLDNLGLSPVLGDALALTAVVCFALGFTRLAPFPGHARSIARGVVDAYVVAVSLFALCWLLLLSGVYPSPATSVILGGMALIRVIVGLFVLGLIVPLVLTSPFRYRRLAAVAAIVFSGMTVADVLSATSRLAGEPIVGGADSALRVAVLFLAVGLPFMLWTTRAPAPRRITGWGLYRFAPDLFAILTTAVTLLAWMVAAIHLHGLVIGPVLTWIAGSGVLAVLLRLLGGLDENTRLSRLAHDRERHLHTLARHNGDAVLVVDDSGCIEEVTPGTAQAYGYTQEALLGTSLMALIHPEDRPRLREAAVTLRKSPEVDVRVQMRVRAEDGTWRHTESTASPYNTYGAHVRFLVTARDVSAQVALQAQVNHLTFHDSTTGLPNRAYLEERTRELIAQRDDSTDGVAAVIFLDLDAFTAVNDSAGHRFGDYLLAQAARRMRSAVGQGDTVVRWGGDEFAVLVEHDDGARHVVDLANRILRAISGQPFAVGEREVQLTASLGVAFAEPDMGGSELLRNADMAMARAKELGAGGHVEVYAADMHTAAVRRVELQAELRQALADEEFTLVYQPVVNLETSRVVAVEALVRWRRGETLVGPEEFLSAAEESGLVVGLGNWILRTASTAVAQWRRDDADLGLAVNLSPAQAKDPDFVGDVSDALAASGLPPDALTLEVGEEILLEEGSGVALGHLAELRELGVRVAIDDFGTGYASLSQLRPLAVDALKIDPSFVTGLGEDSTLTLLTSTIVSLGRDLGVQVIAEGIERPAQRDQLRSMGCGFGQGFCVGHPVPEEELAMMLGGWEPAAR, encoded by the coding sequence TTGGCTCGCAAGGGAACGGTGCTGTGGAGCGGGCCGCGCCTGGTTTACGCCGGGGCGACGCTCCTGGGTGGTGCCCTGCTCGTCGGCGGTGCCGTGGCCTCGTCGTCCGCGTTCACCGAGTGGATCGGCTCGTGGCTGGCCGTCGGCCTTTCCGCGCTCGCCGCGATCATCCTGCACGTCTCCGCGTTCCGTGCCCGGGTTCCCGGTCCGCCGGACCCCGCTGAGGACGAGGCGCGTGCCTACAGTTCCGCGTTACACCGGTTCGGTTGGGCCGCCGTCGCGTGGTGCATGTCGCTGGGCCTGCGGGCCGTCACCACACTGGACAACCTGGGCCTGTCACCTGTCTTGGGCGACGCGCTCGCGCTGACCGCCGTCGTCTGCTTCGCGCTCGGCTTCACCAGGCTGGCCCCCTTCCCCGGACACGCGCGCTCCATCGCCCGCGGCGTCGTCGACGCCTACGTGGTCGCGGTCTCGCTCTTCGCCCTGTGCTGGCTCCTGCTGTTGTCGGGCGTCTATCCCTCCCCGGCGACGAGCGTCATCCTCGGCGGTATGGCGCTGATCCGGGTCATCGTCGGTCTGTTCGTGCTGGGACTCATCGTTCCGCTGGTACTGACGTCCCCGTTCCGCTATCGCCGGTTGGCCGCCGTCGCCGCCATCGTCTTCTCCGGCATGACCGTGGCCGACGTTCTCAGCGCGACGAGCCGTCTCGCCGGGGAGCCCATCGTCGGCGGGGCGGACTCCGCGCTGCGGGTCGCGGTGCTCTTCCTGGCGGTGGGCCTGCCCTTCATGCTGTGGACCACGCGCGCGCCGGCCCCGCGTCGGATCACCGGGTGGGGCCTGTACCGATTCGCGCCCGACCTGTTCGCGATCCTGACGACGGCGGTCACCCTGCTCGCGTGGATGGTCGCCGCCATTCACCTCCACGGGCTGGTGATCGGCCCGGTGCTGACGTGGATCGCCGGCTCGGGCGTGCTCGCGGTCCTGCTGCGCCTCCTCGGCGGGCTGGACGAGAACACCCGGCTCTCCCGCCTGGCCCACGACCGAGAACGCCACCTGCACACGCTCGCGCGGCACAACGGTGACGCCGTGCTCGTGGTGGACGACTCGGGGTGCATCGAAGAGGTCACGCCGGGTACGGCCCAGGCCTACGGCTACACCCAGGAGGCACTCCTCGGCACCAGTCTCATGGCACTGATCCACCCGGAGGATCGGCCGCGCCTACGGGAGGCGGCGGTGACGCTGCGCAAGTCTCCCGAGGTCGACGTCCGGGTCCAGATGCGGGTCCGCGCCGAGGACGGCACCTGGCGTCACACCGAGTCCACGGCATCCCCCTACAACACCTACGGTGCCCACGTGCGTTTCCTGGTCACCGCGCGGGATGTCAGTGCGCAGGTCGCGTTGCAGGCACAGGTCAACCACCTGACCTTCCACGACTCCACCACCGGGCTGCCCAACCGCGCGTACCTGGAGGAGCGGACACGGGAGCTCATCGCTCAGCGGGACGACTCCACCGACGGCGTCGCCGCGGTGATCTTCCTGGACTTGGACGCGTTCACCGCCGTCAACGATTCCGCGGGCCACCGATTCGGCGACTACCTCCTCGCGCAGGCGGCACGACGGATGCGCTCCGCTGTTGGTCAGGGCGACACGGTCGTGCGTTGGGGCGGCGACGAGTTCGCCGTCCTGGTCGAGCACGACGACGGCGCGCGACACGTCGTCGACCTCGCCAACCGCATCCTGCGCGCGATCAGCGGTCAGCCGTTCGCGGTGGGGGAGCGGGAGGTCCAGCTCACCGCCAGCCTCGGTGTCGCCTTCGCCGAGCCCGACATGGGCGGAAGTGAGCTGCTGCGCAACGCCGACATGGCGATGGCGCGGGCCAAGGAGCTCGGCGCCGGTGGTCACGTCGAGGTCTACGCGGCCGACATGCACACCGCGGCCGTGCGCCGGGTCGAACTGCAGGCCGAACTGCGCCAGGCTCTCGCCGACGAGGAGTTCACCCTCGTCTACCAGCCTGTCGTCAACCTGGAGACATCCCGCGTCGTCGCGGTCGAGGCCCTGGTGCGTTGGCGTCGGGGCGAGACGTTGGTCGGTCCGGAGGAGTTCCTGAGCGCGGCCGAGGAGTCCGGACTGGTGGTGGGGCTCGGGAACTGGATCCTGCGCACCGCCTCCACCGCGGTCGCCCAGTGGCGCCGTGACGACGCCGACCTTGGACTGGCGGTGAACCTGTCCCCGGCGCAGGCCAAGGATCCCGACTTCGTGGGGGACGTGAGTGACGCCCTGGCCGCCAGCGGCCTGCCCCCCGACGCCCTCACCCTGGAGGTGGGTGAGGAGATCCTGCTGGAGGAGGGCTCCGGCGTCGCGCTCGGCCATCTGGCGGAGCTGCGGGAGCTGGGGGTGCGGGTCGCGATCGACGACTTCGGTACCGGCTACGCCTCGCTGAGCCAGTTGCGGCCGCTCGCCGTGGACGCGCTCAAGATCGACCCCTCGTTCGTGACCGGTCTGGGTGAGGACAGCACCTTGACCTTGCTCACGTCCACGATCGTGTCGCTGGGCCGGGACCTCGGGGTGCAGGTCATCGCGGAGGGCATCGAGCGCCCCGCCCAGCGGGACCAGTTGCGCTCCATGGGGTGTGGTTTCGGGCAGGGCTTCTGCGTGGGCCACCCGGTTCCCGAGGAGGAACTCGCGATGATGTTGGGCGGATGGGAGCCCGCGGCGCGGTGA
- a CDS encoding acetolactate synthase large subunit, giving the protein MTEQMTGAQALIRSLERVGVDVVFGIPGGTILPAYDPLLDSGKVRHILMRHEQGAGHAAEGYAYATGRPGVCMATSGPGATNLVTALADAHMDSVPMVAITGQVTTPLIGTDGFQEADICGISMPITKHNFMVRDAADIPRTVAEAFHIASTGRPGPVLVDIPKDLLQTTTPFAWPQSIDLPGYRPVTRPHGKQVREAARLIAEAQRPVLYVGGGVLKAGASSELMMLAEVTGAPVVTTLMARGAFPDTHPQHVGMPGMHGTVSAVGALQRADLVVALGARFDDRVTGKLTSFAPDATVVHADIDPAEISKNRHADVPIVGDCREVIGDLVVAVRADQAEGRVGDYAAWWSQLDRLREVYPLGYQEPEDGTLAPQHVIKRLGEIAGPETTFTAGVGQHQMWAAQFINYERPGSFMNSGGAGTMGFSVPAALGAKMGDPDRTVWAIDGDGCFQMTNQELATCAIEGIPIKVAVINNGSLGMVRQWQTLYYDERYSNTDLHTSPQPATSATRIPDFVKLAEAYGCVGLRCERAEDVDTTIEKAMSINDAPVVVDFTVHHNSMVWPMVGPGTSNDDIQYARDMAPQWDDEE; this is encoded by the coding sequence ATGACCGAACAGATGACCGGAGCCCAGGCGCTCATCAGGTCGCTGGAGCGTGTCGGTGTCGACGTGGTGTTCGGGATCCCCGGAGGGACCATTCTCCCGGCCTACGACCCCCTTCTGGACTCCGGCAAGGTACGCCACATCCTCATGCGCCACGAGCAGGGCGCCGGACACGCGGCGGAGGGGTACGCCTACGCCACGGGCCGTCCGGGTGTGTGCATGGCCACGAGCGGCCCCGGTGCGACGAACCTCGTCACGGCGCTGGCCGACGCCCACATGGACTCCGTCCCCATGGTCGCGATCACCGGACAGGTGACGACACCTCTCATCGGCACGGACGGGTTCCAGGAAGCCGACATCTGCGGCATCTCCATGCCGATCACGAAGCACAACTTCATGGTGCGCGACGCGGCGGACATCCCGCGTACCGTCGCCGAGGCCTTCCACATCGCCTCAACCGGGCGCCCCGGGCCGGTCCTCGTCGACATCCCCAAGGACCTCCTGCAGACCACGACACCGTTCGCCTGGCCGCAGAGCATCGACCTGCCGGGCTACCGCCCGGTCACCCGCCCCCACGGCAAGCAGGTGCGCGAGGCCGCGCGGCTGATCGCCGAGGCACAGCGCCCCGTCCTGTACGTCGGCGGCGGAGTCCTGAAGGCCGGCGCCTCGAGCGAGCTCATGATGCTGGCCGAGGTCACCGGCGCGCCCGTCGTCACCACCCTGATGGCGCGGGGCGCGTTCCCCGACACCCACCCGCAACACGTGGGCATGCCGGGTATGCACGGGACCGTGTCGGCCGTTGGGGCACTCCAGCGCGCCGACCTCGTGGTCGCCCTCGGCGCCCGGTTCGACGACCGGGTGACGGGCAAGCTGACCAGCTTCGCCCCCGACGCGACCGTGGTGCACGCCGACATCGACCCGGCGGAGATCTCCAAGAACCGGCACGCCGACGTCCCCATCGTGGGCGACTGCCGCGAGGTCATCGGCGACCTGGTGGTGGCCGTGCGCGCGGACCAGGCCGAGGGCCGCGTCGGAGACTACGCCGCCTGGTGGTCCCAGTTGGACCGGCTGCGCGAGGTCTACCCGCTCGGATACCAGGAACCCGAGGACGGCACCCTCGCCCCGCAGCACGTGATCAAGCGGCTCGGGGAGATCGCCGGCCCCGAGACCACGTTCACCGCCGGTGTGGGTCAGCACCAGATGTGGGCCGCGCAGTTCATCAACTACGAGCGCCCGGGGTCGTTCATGAACTCCGGCGGCGCCGGCACCATGGGCTTCTCCGTGCCCGCCGCCCTGGGCGCCAAGATGGGCGACCCGGACCGCACCGTGTGGGCGATCGACGGCGACGGCTGCTTCCAGATGACCAACCAGGAGCTCGCGACCTGCGCCATCGAGGGCATCCCCATCAAGGTCGCCGTGATCAACAACGGCAGCCTGGGCATGGTTCGCCAGTGGCAGACCCTGTACTACGACGAGCGCTACTCCAACACCGACCTGCACACCTCCCCGCAGCCCGCGACGTCCGCCACACGGATTCCGGACTTCGTGAAGCTCGCCGAGGCGTACGGTTGTGTGGGGCTGCGTTGCGAGCGCGCCGAAGACGTCGACACGACGATCGAGAAGGCCATGAGCATCAACGACGCCCCCGTCGTCGTGGACTTCACCGTGCACCACAACTCCATGGTCTGGCCCATGGTCGGACCGGGAACCAGCAACGACGACATCCAGTACGCGCGCGACATGGCGCCGCAGTGGGACGACGAGGAGTAG
- the ilvN gene encoding acetolactate synthase small subunit, with the protein MSLHTLSVLVEDKPGVLARASALFSRRGFNIHSLAVGPTEYEGLSRMTIEVNCDRHPLEQVTKQLNKLVNVIKIVEMDPQSSVRRELLLVKVKCDATNRGQVLDLAQLFRAEVIDVHPDVVVIEVTGDPEKLAALIHNLEPYGIKEMVKSGLVALGRGPRSIADRSLRALDRTA; encoded by the coding sequence ATGAGTCTGCACACGCTGTCTGTCCTGGTGGAGGACAAGCCGGGCGTGCTCGCCCGCGCATCGGCCCTGTTCTCCCGACGCGGCTTCAACATTCACTCCCTCGCGGTGGGACCCACCGAGTACGAGGGACTGTCCCGAATGACGATCGAGGTCAACTGCGACAGGCACCCCCTGGAGCAGGTCACCAAGCAGCTCAACAAGCTGGTGAACGTCATCAAGATTGTCGAGATGGACCCCCAGTCCTCGGTGCGCCGGGAACTGCTGCTCGTCAAGGTGAAGTGCGACGCCACCAACCGTGGCCAAGTGCTCGACCTCGCGCAGTTGTTCCGCGCCGAGGTGATCGACGTACACCCCGACGTGGTGGTCATCGAAGTCACCGGTGATCCCGAGAAGCTGGCCGCCCTCATCCACAACCTCGAGCCCTACGGGATCAAGGAGATGGTGAAGTCTGGGTTGGTTGCCCTGGGTCGAGGCCCACGGTCAATCGCGGACCGGTCGCTGCGGGCGCTTGATCGCACCGCCTAG
- the ilvC gene encoding ketol-acid reductoisomerase, which yields MAAEIFYDDAADLSIIQQRKVAVIGYGSQGHAHALSLRDSGVDVRVGLQEGSKSRAKVEEDGLRVTTPAEAAREADVIMILAPDHFHRDLYANEIAPNLNDGDALFFGHGFSIRYGLVKPPASVDVAMVAPKGPGHLVRRQFEAGRGVPVLVAVEQDGSGKAWDLAMSYAKGIGGTRAGALKTTFTEETETDLFGEQAVLCGGLSELIKAGFNTLVEAGYQPEIAYFECLHEVKLIVDLMYEGGISKMYWSVSDNAEYGGYTRGPRVVNEETREEMRRILREVQDGTYAQQLVEEFDNGRPTFLKRREAEQNEQIEKVGAQLRPLMSWLQA from the coding sequence GTGGCAGCAGAGATTTTCTACGACGACGCCGCTGACCTCAGCATCATTCAGCAGCGCAAGGTCGCGGTCATCGGCTACGGCAGCCAGGGGCACGCCCACGCCCTCTCCCTGCGCGACTCCGGGGTCGACGTTCGTGTCGGTCTGCAGGAGGGCTCGAAGAGCCGCGCCAAGGTCGAGGAGGACGGTCTGCGGGTGACCACGCCGGCCGAGGCCGCGCGTGAGGCCGACGTCATCATGATCCTGGCGCCGGACCACTTCCACCGCGACCTGTACGCCAACGAGATCGCCCCGAACCTCAACGACGGGGACGCCCTCTTCTTCGGGCACGGGTTCAGCATCCGTTATGGCCTGGTCAAGCCCCCGGCCAGCGTCGACGTCGCCATGGTCGCCCCGAAGGGCCCCGGCCACCTGGTGCGCCGGCAGTTCGAGGCCGGACGTGGCGTGCCGGTCCTGGTCGCGGTGGAGCAGGACGGCTCCGGCAAGGCCTGGGACCTCGCGATGTCCTACGCCAAGGGCATCGGCGGCACCCGCGCGGGCGCGCTGAAGACCACCTTCACCGAGGAGACCGAGACCGACCTGTTCGGTGAGCAGGCCGTCCTGTGCGGTGGGCTCTCCGAGCTCATCAAGGCCGGGTTCAACACCCTCGTCGAGGCCGGTTACCAGCCGGAGATCGCCTACTTCGAGTGCCTGCACGAGGTCAAGCTCATCGTGGACCTCATGTACGAGGGTGGCATCTCCAAGATGTACTGGTCCGTCTCGGACAACGCCGAGTACGGCGGCTACACGCGTGGCCCGCGCGTCGTCAACGAGGAGACCCGCGAGGAGATGCGTCGCATCCTGCGTGAGGTTCAGGACGGCACCTACGCGCAGCAGTTGGTGGAGGAGTTCGACAACGGACGTCCCACCTTCCTCAAGCGGCGCGAGGCCGAGCAGAACGAGCAGATCGAGAAGGTCGGCGCGCAGCTCCGCCCGCTCATGAGCTGGCTGCAGGCCTGA
- the serA gene encoding phosphoglycerate dehydrogenase, which yields MSKPVVLIAEELSPAGIALLEKDFDVRSTDGSNRSALLPALADADAVIVRSATKIDAEALASAPKLKVVARAGVGLDNVDVDAATKVGVLVVNAPTSNIISAAEQAINLLLASARHTAPAHNALVNGEWKRSKYTGVELFDKTIGIVGLGRIGVLVAQRLAAFGTKILAYDPFVQPPRAAQLGVELVTLDELLRRSDFITVHLPKNKDTIGLIGDEALSKVKPNVRIVNAARGGIVDEAALARAIDDGRVAGAGIDVFAKEPCTDSPLFGYENVVVAPHLGASTQEAQEKAGTQVAESVRLALLGEFVPDAVNVQGGAVAEDIKPMMPLAEKLGRIFTGLAAGPVTRIDVEVRGEIAQHDVKVLELSALKGAFEGAVEESVTFVNAPLLAKERGVEVNLVTSDDTSDWRSLIQVHGILSSGQKVSVSGTLSGPRQVERVVEVNGYSVELEVAEHMAFYSYEDRPGIVGIVGRILGDRQVNIAGMQVSRDKQGGKALIILTVDSRIPAGTLEEISSEIGAEDTRMVDLD from the coding sequence GTGTCAAAGCCTGTAGTTCTGATCGCGGAAGAACTGTCCCCAGCCGGCATCGCACTTCTTGAGAAGGACTTCGACGTCCGGTCGACTGACGGGTCGAACCGATCCGCTCTGCTTCCCGCCCTGGCCGACGCTGACGCCGTCATCGTGCGCAGCGCCACGAAGATCGACGCCGAGGCCTTGGCGTCCGCACCCAAGCTCAAGGTCGTGGCCCGCGCGGGGGTCGGACTGGACAACGTCGACGTCGACGCCGCTACCAAGGTCGGCGTCCTCGTGGTCAACGCCCCCACCTCCAACATCATCAGCGCGGCGGAGCAGGCCATCAACCTGCTGCTGGCCAGCGCCCGCCACACCGCGCCCGCGCACAACGCGCTGGTCAACGGCGAGTGGAAGCGGTCGAAGTACACCGGGGTGGAGCTCTTCGACAAGACCATCGGCATCGTCGGCCTCGGCCGCATCGGTGTACTGGTGGCGCAGCGCCTCGCGGCGTTCGGGACCAAGATCCTGGCCTACGACCCCTTCGTCCAGCCACCCCGGGCCGCCCAGCTCGGCGTGGAGCTGGTGACCCTGGACGAGCTGCTGCGACGCAGTGACTTCATCACGGTCCACCTGCCCAAGAACAAGGACACGATCGGGCTCATCGGAGACGAGGCCCTGTCCAAGGTGAAGCCGAACGTGCGGATCGTCAACGCCGCCCGTGGCGGCATCGTGGACGAGGCCGCACTCGCCCGGGCGATCGACGACGGCCGGGTGGCCGGCGCGGGCATCGACGTGTTCGCGAAGGAGCCCTGCACCGACAGCCCCCTGTTCGGCTACGAGAACGTCGTCGTGGCGCCGCACCTGGGCGCGAGCACCCAGGAGGCGCAGGAGAAGGCCGGCACCCAGGTGGCGGAGTCGGTGCGCCTCGCCCTGCTGGGCGAGTTCGTGCCCGACGCCGTGAACGTCCAGGGTGGTGCGGTCGCCGAGGACATCAAGCCGATGATGCCGCTGGCGGAGAAGCTCGGCCGGATCTTCACGGGTCTCGCCGCCGGGCCCGTCACCCGCATCGACGTCGAGGTACGCGGCGAGATCGCCCAGCACGACGTCAAGGTCCTGGAGCTGTCGGCGCTGAAGGGCGCGTTCGAGGGCGCGGTCGAGGAGTCGGTGACGTTCGTCAACGCCCCGCTGCTCGCCAAGGAGCGCGGCGTCGAGGTCAACCTCGTCACCAGTGACGACACCTCCGACTGGCGCAGTCTGATCCAGGTGCACGGGATCCTGTCCAGCGGGCAGAAGGTCTCGGTGTCCGGCACCCTGTCCGGCCCGCGCCAGGTGGAGCGGGTGGTCGAGGTGAACGGCTACAGCGTGGAGCTGGAGGTCGCCGAGCACATGGCCTTCTACTCCTACGAGGACCGGCCCGGGATCGTCGGCATCGTCGGACGGATTCTCGGCGACAGGCAGGTCAACATCGCCGGGATGCAGGTCAGCCGGGACAAGCAAGGCGGCAAGGCGCTCATCATCCTCACCGTGGACTCCCGGATCCCCGCGGGCACGCTGGAGGAGATCTCCTCCGAGATCGGCGCCGAGGACACCCGCATGGTGGACCTCGACTGA